The genomic interval GCCGTCGAGCCAGCCGCCGCGCAGGAGTTGGGTCAGCATCCGGTCGATGCGGTACGCCAGTTCGCCGACGTCCTCGATCATCAACAGCCCGCCGCGCGCACCGGCGGGCGCGTGCGGGGTGCCGAGGTCGGAGGCGAGCAGGCTCAGACAGCCGCCGAGGGTGACGCCCCGGGCCCGCCCCGGCACCAGTGCGCCGCCGGTCGGGGCGGCGTGGATGGTCCGTACGGACTCCGGGTCGAAGAGCGTCGCCCTCAAGTGCTCCTGTGTGCGGGCGTTCTTGATGAAGTCGACGCCGGCCGCGGCGGGCCCGTACAGGGTGACGAGGCCCAGCCGGGCGGCGAACGCCTGGTGCAGCACGGTGGGGTCGCTGAAGCCGACGAACACCTTCGGACCGGCGGCCCGCATCGCCTCCCAGTCGAGGAGATCGACGATGCGCTGCACGCCGTAGCCGCCGCGGGCGCAGAGCACGGCGGCCACGGACGGGTCGCACCAGGCGCTCTGCAGGTCGGCCGCGCGGTCGGCGTCCGCACCCGCCAGATAGCCCAACTCGCCGTGCCGGTCGTGGACATGGGGTGCCACGACCGGGTCGAGGTCCCAGCCGCGCAGGATGTCGAGGCCGGCCTCCAGCCGTTCCTCGGACACCGGCCCGCTGGGTGCGACGACGGCCACGCGGGCGCCGGGGGCGAGTCGGAACGGCCGTACGAGCGGGGTCACTTGGTGAGCTCCAGGGTGGGGACGCCGGGTGGGTCGATGCCGAAGACCTGGGCGTACAGGGAGAGTTCGGCCTCCAGGGCGCGGATCATGGTGTCGGCGCGGCGGAAGCCGTGGCCCTCGCCCTCGAACGCGAGGTAGGCGTGCGGTACTTGGCGTCCGCGCATCCGCTCCAGGAAGCGTTCGCACTGGACGGGCGGGCAGATCACGTCGGCGAGGCCCTGCATCAGCAGGAAGGGCACGGTGACGCGGTCCGCGTGCTCGACGGGTGAGCGTTCGGCGTAGCGGGCGGGTACGTCGGCGAGGGGGCCGACCAGGGTCTCCAGGTAGCGGGACTCGAAGTCGTGGGTCTCCCCCGTGGCCCAGTTGGCCAGGTCGAGGACGGGATAGATGATGGTGCCGCAGGCGTAGACGTCGGTCGTGACGAGGGACGCGACGCTGGTCCAGCCGCCCGCGCTGCCGCCCCGGACGGCGAGCCGGGCGCGGTCGGCGGTGCCCTCGTCGGCGAGGGCCAGCGCGACGGCGGCGCAGTCCTCGACGTCGACGACCCCCCACTGTTCGCGCAGCCGGTTGCGGTACTCCCGGCCGTGCCCGGTCGAGCCGCCGTAGTTGACCTCGGCGACACCGATGCCGCGTGAGGTGAAGTAGGCGATCTCCAGGTCGAGGACGAGCGGTGCCCGGCTGGTGGGTCCGCCGTGCGCCCAGATGACGTACGGCGGCAGTTCGTCGCCCCGCGCGGCCCGACTCGGGCTGTGCGGTGGGTAGATGTGGGCGTGGATGTCGCGTCCGGCGGGTCCGGTGAAGGTGCGGATCTGCGGTTCGGGGTAGTGGGCGGGGTCCACGGGGTCGTCGTGGGCGGCGCCGATCACCCGGGCTCTGCCGGTGCGGGTGTCGAGTTCGACGACCTCGTAGGCGCTGCGCGGGCTGGCCCCGACGCCGACGATCCGCTCGCCGTTCACCGCGAGGGTGGAGGCGAACTCGGTCCAGGGTCCGGCCGCGTCGACGACCTCGCCGGTCTCCGGGTCCAGGAGGCCGAGCAGGGTGGCGCCCCGGCCGTGCACGACGGCGATCGGGCCGCTCTCCAGGGGTGCGAACCAGCGCTGGCCGAGCTTCCACAGCGGCCCGCCGAACTCCTCCTCGCGGGCGCACAGCGGCCGGTGGTCGCGGTAGAGGTTCCACCAGCCGGTGCGGTCACTGGCGTAGAGCAGCGAGCCATCGAAGCCCCAGTCGACCTGCGCGATCGACTCCTCGGGACCCCCGGCGACGGTCCGGGGCGCCCCGAACGTGCCGTCGTCCGCGACCTCGGCGAGCAGCAGTTCCGTGCCGTCCCACGGCATCCGGGGATGGTCCCAGCCGAGCCAGGCCGCCCGCCGCCCGTCGGGCGAGACGCGGGGCCCGGACACGAACCGGTGCCGGTCGTCGGTGAGTTCGCGTACGGCGCCCCGGTCCTCGGCGGCGGATCCGTCCAGCGGTACGGCGGCCAGCACGCGTCGCACGTCACCGGGTCCGTCGCCGGTGAACTCCTCCAGGACGCACCACACTTCACCCAGGTCCAGGCGCACCTGCGGTTCGGCCCAGCGGAGTCCGTCACCCACCGAGGACACGGGGGTGAGCGGGCTCGACTCGCTTCCGGGGTCGTAGCGGTAGAGGCGCTGGTCGGCGAAGTTCACGAAGACCACGAGGGGTTGACCGTCCTGGACCGTTCCAGCCCAGGGCTGTCCGCCGTACTCGATGACCCTGCTGCGGACGTTCCACGGGGCGGGCAGCACCGACTCCTCGGAACCGTCCGCACGGCGGCGGACCAGGGTGCGGCGGCCACCCTCGGTGGGCCTTGGTTCGGTCCACCAGGCCTCGTCGCCGACGAAACCGACGTACTCGGGATGCCCGTCGTGCGCGGCGGCGAGCGCCGCGTCGATGGGCGAGGGCCACGAGCCGTACGCCGAAGTCCGCATGTTCTCCCCCACTTGCTAGGCCGTCCTCAGGAAGCGGTCCAGGACACGGACGCCGAAGTGCAGTGCCTCGACGGGGACGCGTTCGTCGACTCCGTGGAACAGTGCCTGGTAGTCGAAGCCCTCGGGGAGCTTCAGCGGTGCGAAGCCGTAGCCGGTGATGCCGAGGCGCGAGAACTGTTTGGCGTCCGTGCCGCCCGACATGCAGTACGGGACCACATGCCCTTCGGGCGCGAACTCCTCGACGGCGGCCCGCATCCGAGCGTAGGTCAGGGAGTCGACCGGTGCCTGGAGGGCCACTTCGCGGTGGTGGAACTCCCAGTCGACGTCGGGTCCGGTGAGCCGATCCAGGGTGGTGCGGAACTCGTCCTCGCCACCCGGGAGATAGCGTCCGTCGACATGGGCCACGGCCTCGCCGGGGATCACGTTGACCTTGTAACCGGCGTCCAGCATGGTCGGGTTGGCGCTGTTGCGGACCGTGGGCTCGACGAGTTTCGCCGCCGGGCCGAGCTTGGCGAGAAGGCCGTCGACGTCGTCGAGGTCGGCCTCGATGCCGTACAGGCCGGCGAGTTCGGTGAGGGCCGCGCGGACGGTCGGGGTGAGCCGTAGCGGCCATTCGTGTTCGCCGATGCGGGTGATCGCGGCGGCGAGACGCGTGACGGCGTTCTCGTGGTTGACCTTGGAGCCGTGACCCGCGCGACCGTGCGCGGTCAACTTCAGCCAGCCGGTGCCGCGTTCGCCGGCGGCGATGGGGTAGATCTCCCGGCCGGTGCCGTCGTGGAAGGTGAACGCGCCTGATTCGCTGATGCCTTCGGTGCAGCCCTCGAAGAGCCCGGCGTGCCGGTCTGCGAGGAAGCCGGAGCCGTCCTCGGCGCTCGCCTCCTCGTCGGCGGTGAACGCGATCACGAGGTCGCGCCGGGGCCGTACGCCCAGTCGGGCCCAGGCGCGGACGACGGCGAGGATCATCGCGTCCATGTTCTTCATGTCGACCGCGCCGCGCCCCCAGACGACGCCGTCGCGGATC from Streptomyces sp. NBC_01288 carries:
- a CDS encoding prolyl oligopeptidase family serine peptidase — its product is MRTSAYGSWPSPIDAALAAAHDGHPEYVGFVGDEAWWTEPRPTEGGRRTLVRRRADGSEESVLPAPWNVRSRVIEYGGQPWAGTVQDGQPLVVFVNFADQRLYRYDPGSESSPLTPVSSVGDGLRWAEPQVRLDLGEVWCVLEEFTGDGPGDVRRVLAAVPLDGSAAEDRGAVRELTDDRHRFVSGPRVSPDGRRAAWLGWDHPRMPWDGTELLLAEVADDGTFGAPRTVAGGPEESIAQVDWGFDGSLLYASDRTGWWNLYRDHRPLCAREEEFGGPLWKLGQRWFAPLESGPIAVVHGRGATLLGLLDPETGEVVDAAGPWTEFASTLAVNGERIVGVGASPRSAYEVVELDTRTGRARVIGAAHDDPVDPAHYPEPQIRTFTGPAGRDIHAHIYPPHSPSRAARGDELPPYVIWAHGGPTSRAPLVLDLEIAYFTSRGIGVAEVNYGGSTGHGREYRNRLREQWGVVDVEDCAAVALALADEGTADRARLAVRGGSAGGWTSVASLVTTDVYACGTIIYPVLDLANWATGETHDFESRYLETLVGPLADVPARYAERSPVEHADRVTVPFLLMQGLADVICPPVQCERFLERMRGRQVPHAYLAFEGEGHGFRRADTMIRALEAELSLYAQVFGIDPPGVPTLELTK
- a CDS encoding S66 peptidase family protein, with product MTPLVRPFRLAPGARVAVVAPSGPVSEERLEAGLDILRGWDLDPVVAPHVHDRHGELGYLAGADADRAADLQSAWCDPSVAAVLCARGGYGVQRIVDLLDWEAMRAAGPKVFVGFSDPTVLHQAFAARLGLVTLYGPAAAGVDFIKNARTQEHLRATLFDPESVRTIHAAPTGGALVPGRARGVTLGGCLSLLASDLGTPHAPAGARGGLLMIEDVGELAYRIDRMLTQLLRGGWLDGVAGIALGSWADCGPYEKLRPVLVDRLGGLGVPVVEEFGFGHGDGALTIPLGVAAELDADAGTLTLDEPALR
- a CDS encoding M20/M25/M40 family metallo-hydrolase, with product MADIDQRALDEVVTFTSDLIRIDTTNRGGGDCQERPAAEYAAGQLAGAGLEPTLLERSKGRTNVVARIEGTDPSADALLVHGHLDVVPAQADEWSVHPFSGEIRDGVVWGRGAVDMKNMDAMILAVVRAWARLGVRPRRDLVIAFTADEEASAEDGSGFLADRHAGLFEGCTEGISESGAFTFHDGTGREIYPIAAGERGTGWLKLTAHGRAGHGSKVNHENAVTRLAAAITRIGEHEWPLRLTPTVRAALTELAGLYGIEADLDDVDGLLAKLGPAAKLVEPTVRNSANPTMLDAGYKVNVIPGEAVAHVDGRYLPGGEDEFRTTLDRLTGPDVDWEFHHREVALQAPVDSLTYARMRAAVEEFAPEGHVVPYCMSGGTDAKQFSRLGITGYGFAPLKLPEGFDYQALFHGVDERVPVEALHFGVRVLDRFLRTA